One genomic window of Streptomyces sp. NBC_01276 includes the following:
- a CDS encoding immunity 49 family protein codes for MILASRGPDATDEQVRGVRRPAQLGAALFRTTPAEPDTEVVSTVDGHGVTHPAHRVDRAGLTQWLAATHFALISGAPEDLAPLVAAGPPGLGSGSPAYAGYCEALHAHLSGGDPRPAAERAVAAYAKEKPTGFLPPPSVLLSQFVEGDEESFGLALLDALEAHRDHHAVADRAGKTGAVLDLGVLALACHARRRGRRVPVASPYLPPRLLTAAGPLVAR; via the coding sequence ATGATCCTCGCCTCGCGCGGGCCGGACGCCACGGACGAACAGGTGCGAGGGGTGCGGCGGCCCGCGCAGCTGGGTGCCGCGCTGTTCCGCACGACGCCGGCCGAACCGGACACGGAGGTCGTCTCCACCGTCGACGGCCACGGCGTCACCCACCCGGCGCACCGGGTCGACCGGGCCGGGCTCACCCAGTGGCTGGCCGCCACGCACTTCGCCCTGATCTCCGGAGCGCCCGAGGACCTGGCCCCGCTCGTGGCGGCGGGCCCGCCGGGGCTCGGGTCGGGCAGTCCCGCCTACGCCGGGTACTGCGAGGCGCTGCACGCGCACCTGAGCGGTGGGGACCCGCGCCCGGCGGCCGAGCGGGCCGTGGCGGCGTACGCGAAGGAGAAGCCGACGGGCTTCCTCCCGCCGCCGTCGGTGCTGCTGTCCCAGTTCGTCGAGGGGGACGAGGAGAGCTTCGGGCTCGCGCTGCTCGACGCCCTGGAGGCCCACCGCGACCACCACGCGGTCGCCGATCGGGCCGGGAAGACCGGTGCCGTGCTCGACCTCGGCGTCCTGGCCCTGGCCTGCCACGCCCGGCGCCGCGGCCGGCGGGTTCCGGTGGCGTCGCCCTACCTGCCGCCGCGGCTGCTGACCGCGGCCGGGCCCCTCGTCGCGCGCTGA
- a CDS encoding ABC transporter ATP-binding protein, translating into MADTLTRDATSTDRTTAGTRVPTVIADEVHVIYKVHGAGTRKGGATAALSRIFSRRQAPGVREVHAVKGVSFTAYKGEAIGLIGSNGSGKSTLLKAIAGLQPVASGAVYSHGQPSLLGVNAALMNDLTGERNVVLGGLAMGMTRRQIRERYQDIVDFSGINEKGDFISLPMRTYSSGMGARLRFSIAAAKDHDVLMIDEALATGDAAFQRRSQARIEELRARAGTVFLVSHGIGTVRETCDRAIWLESGVLRMDGPSKEVCDAYEAFTSRG; encoded by the coding sequence GTGGCTGACACCCTGACCCGCGACGCGACGTCCACCGACCGCACGACGGCCGGCACCCGCGTCCCGACCGTGATCGCCGACGAGGTCCACGTCATCTACAAGGTGCACGGCGCCGGCACCCGCAAGGGGGGCGCCACCGCCGCCCTCAGCCGGATCTTCTCGCGCCGGCAGGCACCCGGCGTCCGTGAGGTGCACGCCGTCAAGGGCGTCAGCTTCACCGCCTACAAGGGCGAGGCGATCGGCCTCATCGGCTCCAACGGCTCCGGCAAGTCCACCCTCCTCAAGGCCATCGCCGGACTCCAGCCCGTGGCCTCCGGGGCGGTCTACTCGCACGGCCAGCCCTCGCTGCTGGGCGTGAACGCGGCCCTGATGAACGACCTCACCGGCGAGCGCAACGTGGTCCTCGGCGGACTCGCGATGGGCATGACCCGCCGGCAGATCCGCGAGCGCTACCAGGACATCGTCGACTTCTCCGGCATCAACGAGAAGGGCGACTTCATCTCCCTGCCCATGCGCACCTACTCCTCCGGCATGGGCGCCCGGCTGCGGTTCTCCATCGCCGCCGCCAAGGACCACGACGTCCTGATGATCGACGAGGCCCTGGCCACCGGCGACGCCGCCTTCCAGCGCCGCAGCCAGGCCCGCATCGAGGAACTGCGCGCCCGCGCGGGCACCGTCTTCCTCGTCAGCCACGGCATCGGAACGGTCCGCGAGACCTGCGACCGCGCGATCTGGCTGGAATCGGGCGTCCTGCGCATGGACGGCCCCTCCAAGGAGGTATGCGACGCCTACGAGGCCTTCACCTCGCGCGGCTGA
- a CDS encoding ABC transporter permease has protein sequence MTVTTVTAPQSPAELAAAHGLTVSGARPSLPRYLAQLWGRRHFVTAYAGARMQATYSTAKLGQVWHLMTPLLNAAVYYFIFGVVMHASHGVPDYLPFLITGVFVWDFIGSSVNAGTRAVHGNLGLVRALHFPRASLPISSVVQLFQQLLVTMGALVVLLLAFGQTPGPAWLIALPALFLMAVFCAGCAMVMARIGSKNPDVSQLMPFVLRTWMYSSGVMWSIDSILKTDHLPHWITLLLKTNPAAVYIDLMRFALIDSFKAASLPHHVWPIAIGWALLAGVGGFVYFWKAEEEYGRG, from the coding sequence GTGACCGTGACCACCGTTACCGCACCGCAGAGCCCCGCAGAGCTGGCGGCAGCCCACGGCCTGACCGTCAGCGGCGCCCGCCCCTCCCTGCCCCGCTACCTGGCGCAGCTCTGGGGCCGCCGCCACTTCGTGACGGCGTACGCCGGCGCCCGCATGCAGGCCACGTACAGCACGGCCAAGCTCGGCCAGGTCTGGCACCTGATGACCCCGCTGCTCAACGCGGCCGTCTACTACTTCATCTTCGGCGTCGTCATGCACGCCAGCCACGGCGTGCCGGACTACCTGCCGTTCCTGATCACCGGCGTCTTCGTCTGGGACTTCATCGGCAGCTCCGTCAACGCCGGCACCCGCGCCGTCCACGGCAACCTCGGCCTGGTCCGCGCCCTGCACTTCCCCCGCGCCAGCCTGCCCATCTCCTCCGTCGTGCAGCTCTTCCAGCAGCTGCTCGTCACCATGGGCGCCCTGGTCGTCCTGCTCCTGGCCTTCGGCCAGACCCCCGGCCCGGCCTGGCTGATCGCCCTCCCGGCGCTCTTCCTGATGGCCGTCTTCTGCGCGGGCTGCGCCATGGTCATGGCCCGCATCGGCAGCAAGAACCCGGACGTCAGCCAGCTGATGCCGTTCGTCCTGCGCACCTGGATGTACTCCTCCGGCGTGATGTGGTCCATCGACTCCATCCTCAAGACGGACCACCTGCCGCACTGGATCACCCTGCTGCTCAAGACCAACCCGGCGGCCGTCTACATCGACCTCATGCGCTTCGCGCTGATCGACAGCTTCAAGGCCGCCTCGCTGCCCCACCACGTCTGGCCGATCGCCATCGGCTGGGCCCTGCTCGCCGGCGTCGGCGGGTTCGTCTACTTCTGGAAGGCAGAGGAGGAGTACGGCCGTGGCTGA
- a CDS encoding TetR/AcrR family transcriptional regulator, whose translation MTTEPSPAPARRAPAGAAVLREDVTEAIRAAVVEELAAVGFARMSIEGIARRAGVGKTAVYRRWKSKLHLVLDLVGAFAADGLPVPATGSLYGDLRALLEVMSHVLRHPVASAVIPDLLVEAARNPEIADAVRGALLDGQRRLAEGIVAEAVERGELPATACPERALDLAIGPLYWRQVVVRDAVPAGYLDDLARAVVAGLRAG comes from the coding sequence ATGACCACCGAGCCCTCCCCCGCCCCCGCCCGCCGCGCCCCCGCCGGGGCCGCCGTCCTGCGCGAGGACGTGACCGAGGCGATCCGGGCCGCGGTCGTCGAGGAACTCGCGGCGGTCGGCTTCGCCCGGATGTCCATCGAGGGCATCGCCCGGCGCGCCGGGGTCGGCAAGACCGCCGTGTACCGGCGCTGGAAGTCCAAGCTCCACCTGGTGCTCGACCTGGTGGGCGCCTTCGCCGCCGACGGCCTGCCGGTGCCGGCCACCGGGTCCCTGTACGGGGACCTGCGGGCCCTGCTGGAGGTCATGTCCCACGTACTGCGCCACCCCGTGGCCTCGGCGGTCATCCCCGACCTGCTCGTGGAGGCCGCCCGGAACCCGGAGATCGCCGACGCGGTGCGCGGGGCCCTCCTCGACGGCCAGCGCCGGCTCGCCGAGGGGATCGTCGCCGAGGCCGTCGAGCGGGGCGAACTGCCCGCGACGGCCTGCCCGGAGCGGGCGCTGGACCTGGCGATCGGGCCGCTGTACTGGCGGCAGGTGGTCGTGCGCGACGCCGTGCCGGCCGGCTACCTCGACGACCTGGCGCGCGCGGTCGTGGCGGGGCTGCGGGCCGGCTGA
- a CDS encoding CDP-glycerol glycerophosphotransferase family protein: protein MPRFSVIVPAYKVQAYLQESLDSVLSQSYPDLELIAVDDASPDACGAIIDEYAARDPRVTAVHLAHNLGLGPARNAGLARAGGDYVLFLDGDDTLAPGALQAITDRLKATGSPDVLVYDYARSFWTGELVRNRLAHRLREEGPASFRLADRPSLLGMLMVVWNKAYRRVYVEREGLSFPPGFYEDTPWTYPALLAAESLAVLDRVCVHYRQRRTGSILTTSTRRHLDVFDQYERVFGYLATRPELERWRPAVHRRMAEHFCVLYAHRGRIPHGARPEFFARASALLRRHRATGAGSGSLPPSPSRTDRLRHALMRLGLRRAYRLLSVLRSASLAAGRAGAAPVRGVRESCLRLHYRIQRLLPLRPELAVFSAYWHGGYACNPAAIEAKLRELAPRMRTAWICDPRHTPTLPPETTPLRPGSAAYWTALARATYLTTNVNFDRALVKRPGQILVQTQHGTPLKRVGLDLQDRPAATPTPDFAGLLRGADQWDYLLSSNRHSTLVWERAVPSSYTTLEYGYPRNDVFHRATRSDVLELRERLGVPPGSTAVLYAPTHRDYRRSRPEHLDFERVLRDLGPRFTLLARTHLTYAGRDRPWDPHPRLIDVSAHPSVEELCLASDALVTDYSSLMFDYAVLDRPIVIHADDWEAYEAARGTYFDLRACPPGAVARTEDELVDIFATGHWQGSRSAQLRSAFRSRFCSFDDGHAAERVVRRVFLGQSAPLPAITPPEDRHPAPPAPSQAPEATPAHRYAF from the coding sequence GTGCCCCGGTTCAGCGTCATCGTGCCCGCGTACAAGGTTCAGGCGTACCTCCAGGAGAGCCTGGACTCGGTCCTGTCCCAGTCGTACCCGGATCTGGAGCTGATCGCGGTCGACGACGCCTCCCCGGACGCCTGCGGCGCGATCATCGACGAGTACGCGGCGCGCGACCCCCGGGTCACCGCCGTGCACCTGGCGCACAACCTCGGCCTGGGCCCGGCCCGCAACGCGGGTCTGGCCCGCGCGGGCGGCGACTACGTGCTCTTCCTCGACGGCGACGACACCCTGGCCCCCGGCGCCCTCCAGGCCATCACCGACCGGCTCAAGGCCACGGGCTCCCCCGACGTCCTGGTCTACGACTACGCCCGCTCCTTCTGGACCGGCGAACTGGTCCGCAACCGGCTCGCGCACCGCCTCCGCGAAGAGGGCCCGGCCAGCTTCCGCCTCGCCGACCGCCCCTCCCTCCTCGGCATGCTGATGGTGGTGTGGAACAAGGCGTACCGCCGCGTGTACGTGGAGCGCGAGGGCCTCTCGTTCCCGCCCGGCTTCTACGAGGACACCCCCTGGACCTATCCGGCACTGCTGGCCGCCGAGTCCCTGGCCGTCCTCGACCGGGTCTGCGTCCACTACCGCCAGCGCCGCACCGGCTCGATCCTGACCACCTCCACCCGCCGCCACCTCGACGTCTTCGACCAGTACGAGCGGGTCTTCGGCTACCTCGCCACCCGCCCGGAGCTGGAGCGCTGGCGGCCGGCCGTGCACCGGCGGATGGCCGAGCACTTCTGCGTCCTGTACGCCCACCGCGGCCGCATCCCCCACGGCGCCCGCCCCGAGTTCTTCGCGCGGGCCTCGGCCCTGCTGCGCCGCCACCGGGCCACCGGCGCGGGCTCCGGCTCCCTGCCGCCGTCCCCGTCCCGCACGGACCGGCTGCGGCACGCCCTGATGCGGCTGGGCCTGCGGCGCGCCTACCGGCTGCTGTCCGTGCTGCGCTCGGCGTCCCTGGCGGCGGGCCGGGCGGGGGCCGCGCCGGTGCGGGGGGTGCGCGAGTCCTGTCTGCGCCTGCACTACCGGATCCAGCGCCTGCTGCCGCTGCGCCCGGAACTGGCGGTGTTCTCCGCGTACTGGCACGGCGGCTACGCCTGCAACCCGGCGGCGATCGAGGCGAAGCTGCGGGAACTGGCCCCTCGGATGCGCACGGCGTGGATCTGCGACCCCCGGCACACCCCGACGCTCCCGCCCGAGACCACCCCGCTGCGGCCGGGCTCGGCCGCGTACTGGACGGCCCTGGCCCGCGCGACGTACCTCACCACGAACGTCAACTTCGACCGCGCCCTGGTCAAGCGCCCGGGGCAGATCCTGGTGCAGACCCAGCACGGCACCCCGCTCAAGCGGGTCGGCCTCGATCTCCAGGACCGTCCGGCGGCCACCCCGACCCCGGACTTCGCCGGCCTGCTGCGCGGCGCCGACCAGTGGGACTACCTGCTCTCCTCGAACCGGCACTCCACCCTGGTCTGGGAGCGGGCGGTGCCGTCCTCGTACACCACCCTCGAATACGGCTATCCGCGCAACGACGTCTTCCACCGGGCCACCCGGTCCGACGTGCTGGAGCTGCGCGAACGCCTGGGCGTCCCGCCGGGTTCCACGGCCGTCCTCTACGCCCCGACGCACCGCGACTACCGCCGCAGCCGGCCCGAGCACCTGGACTTCGAGCGGGTCCTGCGGGACCTGGGCCCGCGCTTCACGCTGCTCGCCCGCACGCACCTGACGTACGCGGGCAGGGACCGGCCGTGGGACCCGCACCCGCGGCTGATCGACGTCTCCGCCCACCCGTCGGTGGAGGAGCTCTGCCTGGCCTCGGACGCGCTGGTCACGGACTACTCGTCCCTGATGTTCGACTACGCGGTGCTGGACCGGCCGATCGTGATCCACGCGGACGACTGGGAGGCGTACGAGGCAGCCCGCGGGACCTACTTCGACCTGCGGGCGTGCCCGCCGGGGGCGGTCGCGCGCACCGAGGACGAGCTCGTGGACATCTTCGCCACCGGCCACTGGCAGGGGTCGCGCTCGGCGCAGCTGCGTTCCGCCTTCAGGTCGCGGTTCTGCTCCTTCGACGACGGGCACGCGGCGGAACGGGTGGTCCGCCGGGTCTTCCTGGGGCAGTCGGCGCCCCTCCCGGCGATCACTCCGCCGGAGGACCGCCACCCCGCCCCGCCGGCCCCGTCCCAGGCCCCGGAAGCGACGCCGGCGCACCGCTACGCGTTCTGA